In a single window of the Natator depressus isolate rNatDep1 chromosome 24, rNatDep2.hap1, whole genome shotgun sequence genome:
- the HJV gene encoding hemojuvelin: MGKSACSTSPQQLESTCFILRALFLLLCCKHACCQCKILRCNADYVAATLNLRGSNKDMAYCNALRSYSHCTRKTARTCRGDLVYHSAVHGIEDLMIQHNCSKEGPTSPPRPRPPAPNHQGFESLDICNYEKNFLYKHGQPPTYQHCAAFGDPHVRTFHDEFHTCRVEGSWPLLDNNYLFVQATSYPVAKSSNATATGKLTIIFKNMKECIDQKVYQAEINNLPAAFEDGSVNGGERPGGSSLTIQERTPGQHVEIRAAYIGTTIAVRQAGRQLSFSIRAAEEVARAFTEEQDLQLCVGGCPPSQRISRSECRHSGIAAETARLLCKEKLPVEDVYFQSCVFDVVTSGDANFTLAAHGALEDAKMFHPDAEKLHIFQTGAGCRLISLPFLLVIVISNLLAIQLCF; the protein is encoded by the exons ATGGGGAAGTCAGCCTGCAGTACGAGCCCACAGCAACTGGAAAGCACCTGCTTCATCCTCAGAgcactcttcctcctcctctgctgcaaGCATG CTTGCTGCCAGTGCAAGATCCTGCGCTGCAACGCTGACTACGTGGCCGCCACCCTCAACCTGCGCGGCTCCAACAAGGACATGGCTTACTGCAATGCCCTGCGCTCCTATTCCCACTGCACCCGCAAGACGGCCCGGACCTGCCGGGGTGACCTGGTCTACCACTCTGCCGTCCACGGCATCGAGGACCTCATGATCCAGCACAACTGCTCCAAAGAAGGCCCCACCtcgccgccccggccccgcccacCGGCACCCAACCACCAGGGCTTTGAGTCCCTGGATATCTGCAACTACGAGAAGAACTTCCTCTACAAGCATGGCCAGCCCCCCACCTACCAGCACTGTGCGGCCTTTGGGGACCCCCACGTCCGCACCTTCCATGATGAGTTCCACACCTGCCGAGTGGAGGGCTCCTGGCCTCTTCTGGACAATAACTACTTGTTTGTGCAGGCAACTAGCTACCCGGTGGCAAAGAGTTCCAACGCGACTGCCACCGGCAAG CTCACAATCATATTTAAGAACATGAAGGAATGCATCGACCAGAAGGTCTACCAGGCCGAAATAAACAACCTGCCGGCTGCCTTTGAGGATGGCTCGGTGAACGGTGGCGAGAGGCCGGGGGGGAGCAGCCTGACCATCCAGGAACGCACGCCCGGGCAGCACGTGGAGATCCGGGCTGCCTACATTGGCACCACCATCGCTGTGCGTCAGGCGGGCCGGCAGCTATCCTTCTCCATCCGGGCAGCCGAGGAGGTGGCACGGGCCTTCACCGAAGAGCAGGATCTGCAACTCTGCGTTGGCGGCTGCCCGCCCAGCCAGCGCATCTCCCGCAGCGAGTGTCGCCACAGTGGGATTGCCGCTGAGACGGCGCGACTGCTGTGCAAGGAGAAGCTGCCGGTGGAGGACGTCTACTTCCAGTCGTGCGTCTTTGATGTGGTAACCTCGGGCGATGCCAATTTCACTCTGGCCGCACATGGTGCTCTGGAGGATGCAAAGATGTTCCACCCAGATGCTGAGAAACTGCACATCTTCCAGACTGGGGCGGGCTGTCGTCTAATCTCTTTACCCTTCCTCCTTGTCATAGTCATCTCTAACCTCCTGGCTATTCAGTTGTGCTTTTAA